One part of the Malus sylvestris chromosome 2, drMalSylv7.2, whole genome shotgun sequence genome encodes these proteins:
- the LOC126608341 gene encoding uncharacterized protein LOC126608341 — MSSSRRVYKQLQEQQKRLLAQQAELANLKEGGGGDKAFFMEEDEDDHHRRQKASHSRRVMEAVGQIAKPRRAANLDRKKEKRGLIPEQKITASLRMLAYRAFADQVDEIARMGRTTVLESLMRFCSAIEALYTNEYLRTPTPRYMQRLLRKGEIRGFPGMIGSIDCMHWTWKNCPSA, encoded by the exons atgtcttcttcaagaagagtgtataaacagttgcaggagcaacagaaaaggttgttggcacaacaggcagaattggccaatctcaaggaaggtggaggtggagataaggctttcttcatggaggaggatgaggatgatcaccatagaaggcagaaggcctcacattcccgccgtGTCATGGAAGCCGTGGGTCAGATAGCCAAACCAAGACGCGCTGCAAACCTCgatagaaaaaaggaaaaacgaG gtcttattccggagcaaaaaattacggcatccttgcgaatgcttgcatatAGAGCATTtgcagatcaagtggatgagatcgcgAGGATGGGAAGAACAACTGTTCTGGAGTCCCTGATGCGATTTTGCTCTGCGATTGAAGCCCTTTACACCAATGAGTACCTTCGGACACCCACGCCAAGGTACATGCAAAGGCTTCTAAGGAAGGGTGAGATAcgaggcttccctggcatgattggaagcatcgactgcatgcactggacttggaaaaactgtccaagtgcgtgA
- the LOC126588925 gene encoding disease resistance protein RPV1-like: MAIQLASSSCLPPSWRYDVFLSFRGEDTRFTFTDHLYEALDRNGINTFIDRHLKRGEEISLAFLKAIEESRISIIVISENYASSRWCLDELTHILECRRSRQQIIWPVFYKVDPSHVRNQTSSFGDAFTGLECKYKDEEKILLWRSALKEVANLSGHTVKEGEYEATFINKIIKEISVEVLQRTYLNVAKYPVGIQSCVEEVEEILDVGENGRCVVGIWGASGIGKTTIAKAVYNAIAHKFVLNNKNIQHKKNRVHTNWVRL; encoded by the exons ATGGCCATTCAACTTGCCTCTTCTTCTTGCTTGCCTCCTTCATGGAGATACGATGtatttttgagttttagagGTGAGGATACACGCTTTACTTTTACAGATCATTTATACGAGGCCTTGGACCGTAACGGAATCAACACCTTCATTGATCGCCATCTTAAAAGAGGAGAAGAAATATCACTAGCTTTTCTAAAAGCAATTGAAGAGTCGAGAATTTCCATCATTGTAATCTCTGAAAATTATGCATCGTCAAGATGGTGCTTGGATGAGCTCACACATATCCTTGAATGTAGAAGGTCAAGGCAGCAAATAATTTGGCCAGTTTTCTACAAGGTGGATCCGTCCCATGTACGAAATCAAACGAGTAGTTTCGGTGACGCATTTACAGGACTCGAGTGCAAATACAAGGACGAGGAGAAGATCCTCTTATGGAGGAGTGCTCTAAAAGAAGTAGCAAATTTGTCAGGACATACTGTCAAAGAGGGAGA GTATGAAGCTACATTTATCAATAAGATTATTAAGGAAATCTCAGTCGAAGTACTACAACGCACTTATTTGAATGTGGCCAAATACCCAGTTGGAATACAATCTTGTGTAGAAGAGGTGGAAGAGATTTTAGATGTCGGTGAAAATGGTCGTTGTGTGGTTGGGATTTGGGGGGCATCTGGAATTGGCAAGACAACAATTGCAAAAGCTGTTTATAATGCAATTGCTCATAAGTTTGtgttgaacaacaaaaatatacaacataaaaaaaatagagtccATACAAATTGGGTCAGGCTATAA